In the genome of Polaribacter atrinae, one region contains:
- a CDS encoding rhomboid family intramembrane serine protease, which produces MKEENHLKISKSIFLIPVVYIVAIWFIYWVEIQFDINFNKYGIFPRTFVGFRGVFFTHFIHSNVGHLFNNSVPLFVLLSSLFYFYKDVGYKVLLIGGFFTGLLTWCIARESYHIGASGIVYLLFSFVFFSGIIKRHFRLVALSLIIIFLYGSMIWYVLPIKDGISWEGHLSGFIVGFLFAIAFRNKGIIREEHQFIETEFDTLFDEHGNFNPPEIEQEVGNEKVE; this is translated from the coding sequence ATGAAAGAGGAGAATCATTTAAAAATATCAAAATCTATTTTCTTAATTCCAGTTGTATATATTGTTGCAATTTGGTTTATTTATTGGGTTGAGATACAATTTGATATTAACTTTAATAAATATGGTATTTTCCCTAGAACTTTTGTTGGTTTTAGAGGTGTTTTCTTTACACATTTTATACATAGTAATGTTGGTCACCTTTTTAACAATTCGGTTCCTTTATTCGTGCTTTTAAGCAGTCTTTTTTATTTTTATAAGGATGTAGGGTATAAAGTGTTGCTTATTGGCGGTTTTTTTACAGGTTTATTAACATGGTGTATTGCAAGAGAGTCTTATCACATAGGTGCCAGTGGCATTGTGTATTTGCTTTTTAGTTTTGTTTTTTTTAGTGGAATCATCAAAAGACATTTTAGATTGGTGGCGCTGTCTTTAATAATAATTTTTTTATATGGAAGTATGATTTGGTATGTACTCCCTATAAAAGATGGTATTTCATGGGAAGGACACTTATCTGGATTTATAGTGGGATTTCTTTTTGCTATTGCTTTTAGGAATAAAGGAATAATAAGAGAAGAACATCAATTTATAGAAACAGAATTTGATACTTTGTTTGATGAACATGGTAATTTTAATCCACCAGAAATAGAGCAGGAGGTAGGTAATGAAAAAGTTGAATAG
- the rlmB gene encoding 23S rRNA (guanosine(2251)-2'-O)-methyltransferase RlmB produces the protein MTTETTPTTNIFGIRAIIEAIESGSSINKIYLQKGLRGELFYELNKLIKTNNLTTSMVPVEKLDRLSKNSNHQGAVAQISPVEFYDLEELIEKTVESDKIPLFLLLDQVSDVRNFGAIIRTAECSGVNGIIIQKNGSAPVNAETIKTSAGAAFKIPICKVDHIKDALFLLQASDIKTVAATEKTEDSVYDIDFKQPIAIIMGSEHRGVNPSILKMVDYKAKLPLLGEIASLNVSVACGVLLYEAVRQRIVVGS, from the coding sequence ATGACAACAGAAACAACACCAACAACCAATATTTTTGGTATTAGAGCTATAATTGAAGCCATAGAAAGTGGTTCTTCAATTAATAAAATATACTTACAAAAAGGATTAAGAGGAGAATTGTTTTATGAACTAAATAAGTTAATTAAAACAAATAACCTTACTACAAGTATGGTTCCTGTAGAGAAGTTAGATAGATTATCTAAAAACAGTAATCATCAAGGTGCTGTTGCTCAAATATCTCCAGTAGAGTTTTACGATTTAGAAGAATTGATAGAAAAAACAGTAGAGAGTGATAAAATACCTTTATTCTTATTGTTAGATCAAGTTTCTGATGTACGTAATTTTGGTGCTATCATTAGAACTGCAGAATGTTCTGGAGTTAACGGAATTATCATTCAGAAAAACGGAAGTGCACCCGTTAATGCTGAAACTATAAAAACATCTGCAGGTGCAGCTTTTAAAATTCCTATTTGTAAAGTAGATCACATTAAAGACGCCTTATTTTTATTACAAGCATCAGACATTAAAACGGTAGCAGCTACAGAAAAGACAGAAGATTCTGTATATGATATTGACTTTAAACAACCAATTGCCATAATTATGGGGTCTGAGCATAGAGGTGTAAATCCTTCTATATTAAAAATGGTAGACTACAAAGCAAAATTACCTTTATTAGGTGAAATAGCTTCTTTAAACGTATCTGTTGCCTGTGGTGTTTTACTATATGAAGCCGTAAGACAAAGAATTGTTGTGGGTAGTTAG
- a CDS encoding asparagine synthase-related protein — MNITLKHNKGFKWYKNDSFYLKGYFYIDAVFYEKENALNFLLTIKDTSDFKELLKNINGVFTILFSDKKTVCIASDITRSFPIFYTFQNEKLFLSDDIIYLKNTFNIVDFNTLSEIELKASCHTHGNKTLLQNVNQIQASEYLIIQNHKIIESNFFFSYAIEKAYLDSYSILKNKVVIAFENCFKRFIDSLNNRMAVIPLSGGFDSRLIAVMLKKHNYKNVVCYTYGRKDSFEIENSKKTAETLNFDWYFIEYKNELISNYLPTEEFKDYAHFAGKLSSMPYLQEYFAIKFLKDKKIITQDAIFVPGFAGDILGGSEYSKTISKNLKHSNLPEVILEKKMINYCFSNDEKKQIKAEIKKNLFLFDKNYTKKIPETVLEDYNLKERIAKYIFNSASYYTFFDHQFRFPFWDTELLSLFKKIPIKHKKGKLLFDDILINDYFKPFDVYFEKEIQPTKKQIKLQKLKDKIKPHLPNHLKKRILKKHDWNNYKPITDQMINELNKKDIKAKKMYKDYNEIISQWYIHFSKKDI, encoded by the coding sequence ATGAACATTACTTTAAAACATAATAAAGGCTTTAAATGGTATAAAAATGATTCTTTTTATTTAAAAGGTTATTTTTATATTGATGCTGTTTTTTATGAAAAAGAAAATGCTTTAAATTTTCTTTTAACAATAAAAGACACCTCTGATTTTAAAGAACTTTTAAAGAACATAAATGGTGTTTTTACAATCCTTTTTTCTGATAAAAAAACTGTTTGTATTGCTTCTGACATAACAAGATCTTTCCCTATTTTTTATACTTTTCAGAATGAAAAATTATTTTTGAGCGATGATATTATCTATTTGAAAAACACTTTTAATATTGTTGATTTTAATACTCTTTCAGAAATCGAATTAAAAGCATCTTGTCATACTCATGGTAATAAAACATTATTACAAAATGTAAATCAAATACAAGCAAGTGAATATTTAATCATTCAAAATCATAAAATTATTGAGAGTAACTTTTTCTTTTCTTATGCCATAGAAAAAGCATATCTAGACTCCTATTCTATTTTAAAAAACAAAGTAGTAATTGCTTTTGAAAATTGTTTTAAACGGTTTATAGACTCCCTAAATAATAGGATGGCAGTAATTCCTTTAAGTGGTGGTTTTGATTCGCGTTTAATTGCTGTAATGCTTAAAAAGCACAACTATAAAAACGTAGTTTGTTATACCTATGGCAGAAAAGATAGTTTTGAAATTGAAAATTCTAAAAAAACGGCAGAAACATTAAATTTTGACTGGTATTTTATTGAATATAAAAATGAATTAATTTCTAATTATTTACCAACTGAAGAATTTAAAGATTACGCACATTTTGCGGGCAAACTTTCTTCTATGCCTTATCTTCAAGAATACTTTGCTATTAAATTTTTAAAAGACAAAAAAATCATTACTCAAGATGCTATTTTTGTTCCTGGTTTTGCCGGCGATATTTTAGGAGGAAGTGAATATTCAAAAACAATTTCTAAAAACTTAAAACACTCTAATTTACCAGAAGTTATCTTAGAAAAAAAAATGATTAATTATTGTTTTTCTAATGATGAAAAGAAACAAATTAAAGCAGAAATAAAAAAGAATTTATTTCTATTTGATAAAAATTATACAAAAAAAATACCTGAAACTGTCTTAGAAGATTACAACCTAAAAGAACGAATTGCTAAATATATTTTTAATTCTGCAAGTTATTATACTTTTTTTGATCATCAATTTAGATTTCCTTTTTGGGATACAGAATTGTTAAGTTTATTTAAAAAAATTCCAATTAAACACAAAAAAGGAAAACTTCTTTTTGATGATATATTAATTAATGATTATTTTAAACCTTTTGATGTCTACTTTGAAAAAGAAATTCAGCCTACAAAAAAACAAATTAAATTACAAAAGCTAAAAGACAAAATAAAGCCACATTTACCTAATCACCTAAAAAAAAGAATATTAAAAAAACATGATTGGAATAATTACAAACCAATAACCGATCAAATGATTAATGAATTAAATAAAAAAGATATCAAGGCAAAAAAAATGTATAAAGATTATAATGAAATAATATCTCAATGGTATATTCATTTTTCTAAAAAAGACATTTAA
- a CDS encoding replication-associated recombination protein A: MNEPLAERIRPKTLEDYISQQHLVGKTGVLTNLIKKGIIPSLILWGPPGIGKTTLANIIATESKRPFYTLSAISSGVKDVREIIEKAKKSGGLFTVKNPILFIDEIHRFSKSQQDSLLGAVEKGWVTLIGATTENPSFEVIPALLSRCQVYILNSFDKTDLVALLHRAMEKDELLSTKKITLKETDALLQVSGGDARKLLNIFELLVSEEDEIEITNDLVLAKIQKNTVRYDKTGEQHYDIISAFIKSIRGSDPNGAVYWLARMIEGGEDVKFIARRLLISASEDIGNANPTALILANNTFQAVSVVGYPESRIILSQCAIYLANSAKSNASYMAINDAINLVQKTGDLSIPIHLRNAPTKLMKDLDYGKNYKYSHNYPNNFVAQEFLPEEISGTKLYEPGNNARENQFRDILKNRWKNNYDY; this comes from the coding sequence ATGAATGAACCTTTGGCAGAAAGAATTAGACCTAAAACTCTTGAAGACTATATCAGTCAGCAACATTTAGTAGGTAAAACTGGTGTTTTAACCAATTTAATTAAAAAAGGGATTATTCCTTCATTAATTTTATGGGGACCTCCAGGAATAGGAAAAACCACACTTGCTAATATCATTGCTACAGAATCTAAAAGACCTTTTTATACTTTAAGCGCTATTAGTTCTGGAGTAAAAGATGTAAGAGAAATTATAGAAAAAGCAAAGAAAAGCGGTGGATTATTTACTGTTAAAAACCCTATTTTGTTTATTGATGAGATTCATCGATTTAGTAAATCTCAGCAAGACTCACTTTTAGGCGCTGTAGAAAAAGGTTGGGTAACTTTAATAGGAGCAACTACAGAAAACCCCAGTTTTGAAGTGATACCTGCACTACTCTCTCGTTGCCAGGTTTATATTTTAAATTCTTTTGATAAAACAGATCTCGTAGCACTTTTACATAGAGCAATGGAGAAAGATGAGCTTTTATCAACAAAAAAAATTACTTTAAAAGAAACTGATGCACTATTACAAGTATCTGGTGGAGATGCAAGAAAGCTTTTAAATATTTTTGAATTATTAGTTTCTGAAGAAGATGAAATTGAAATTACCAATGATTTAGTATTGGCAAAAATTCAGAAAAACACCGTTAGATATGATAAAACTGGTGAGCAGCATTATGACATTATTTCTGCTTTTATAAAATCTATTAGAGGTAGTGACCCAAACGGTGCCGTTTATTGGTTGGCAAGAATGATTGAAGGTGGTGAAGATGTAAAGTTTATTGCAAGAAGATTACTCATTTCTGCATCCGAAGATATTGGTAATGCAAACCCTACTGCGTTAATTTTGGCAAACAACACGTTTCAGGCAGTTTCTGTTGTTGGTTACCCAGAATCTAGAATTATATTAAGCCAATGTGCTATTTATTTAGCTAATTCTGCTAAAAGCAACGCTTCTTACATGGCCATTAATGATGCAATAAATTTGGTTCAGAAAACAGGAGATTTATCGATTCCTATTCATTTAAGAAATGCACCTACTAAGTTAATGAAAGACTTAGACTATGGTAAAAACTATAAATACTCACATAATTATCCGAATAATTTTGTAGCTCAAGAATTTTTACCTGAAGAAATATCAGGAACAAAATTGTATGAACCGGGTAATAATGCAAGAGAAAATCAGTTTAGAGATATCTTAAAAAATAGATGGAAAAACAACTATGATTATTAA
- a CDS encoding YjjG family noncanonical pyrimidine nucleotidase produces the protein MKDIEHVFFDLDHTLWDFEKNSDLAFQKVFNRNNITIELEVFLKIYKPVNFKYWKLFSEEKVTKSELRYGRLKDTFDVLNYTVSDDLIDEIAINYLEFLPDFNHLFDGTFEILDYLKEKYELHVITNGFDEVQHKKLKSSNIHHYFNKIITSESVGAKKPNPKVFNYALDLAKADKDNSIMIGDNLDADVQGALSVGMQAIYCNFENNTSINGEFISVNSLIEIKQYL, from the coding sequence ATGAAAGATATAGAACACGTTTTTTTTGATTTAGATCACACTTTATGGGATTTTGAAAAAAATTCTGACTTAGCGTTTCAAAAAGTTTTTAATAGAAATAATATAACTATAGAGTTAGAAGTTTTCTTAAAAATTTATAAGCCAGTTAATTTTAAATATTGGAAATTATTTAGTGAAGAAAAAGTAACTAAAAGCGAGTTAAGATATGGTAGGTTAAAGGATACTTTTGATGTTTTAAATTATACTGTTTCTGATGATTTAATAGATGAAATAGCCATAAATTACTTAGAGTTTTTACCCGATTTTAATCATCTTTTTGATGGGACTTTTGAAATCTTAGATTATCTTAAAGAAAAGTACGAATTACATGTTATTACTAATGGTTTTGATGAAGTACAGCATAAAAAATTGAAGAGTTCTAATATTCATCATTATTTTAATAAAATAATAACTTCCGAATCTGTAGGAGCAAAAAAACCTAATCCAAAAGTTTTTAATTATGCTTTAGACCTTGCAAAGGCAGATAAAGATAACTCTATTATGATTGGTGATAACTTAGATGCAGATGTGCAAGGAGCATTAAGTGTTGGTATGCAAGCTATTTATTGTAATTTTGAAAATAACACATCTATTAATGGGGAGTTTATTTCTGTTAATTCGCTTATAGAAATAAAACAATATCTTTAA
- a CDS encoding lipopolysaccharide biosynthesis protein yields the protein MQLFSFFKKEFVKNVFTLITGAALSQVVIYASILILTRLFSTELFGIYTLFSSVTLILKPLATMQYEFAIVLPKKDKDAINLVGFSFIILTIYCLLLLVIIFFFNENITTFFNITKLVNLIYLLPLSVFLFGSVSIFDFWNNRTNMFKNISKGLITKSAVMSSSQLATGFSSFNSLGLIPGMLLGQSMQLLFLIKASTQLMQKLTKELSLKRMFFLAKKYKDIPIFNTIINLTNNLSNELPVLLITKYFGLANSGIYGLAIKFTRAPIGIFQQSINQVFFNKASKTHNEEGNLHDLVIKTVKHLLFISSFLFIPLFAISFFLDIIFGENWSDVGLYSRIIIPWLFFAFLSNPISPLILILNKQKTMVVYDSFLLLFRFLALFLGYYFYDNIVISLILFSGVGMLFNILIFIYLLKTSKEKKIAYS from the coding sequence ATGCAACTATTTTCTTTTTTTAAAAAAGAGTTTGTAAAAAATGTTTTCACTTTAATAACAGGAGCTGCTTTGAGCCAAGTTGTTATTTATGCTTCAATTTTAATACTTACGCGCCTTTTTTCTACAGAGCTTTTTGGTATTTACACCTTATTTTCATCCGTAACTTTAATCTTAAAGCCTTTGGCAACTATGCAATATGAATTTGCTATCGTTTTACCAAAAAAGGATAAAGATGCTATTAATTTAGTGGGTTTTTCATTTATTATTTTAACAATATATTGCTTATTATTACTTGTAATCATCTTCTTTTTTAATGAAAACATTACTACTTTTTTTAATATAACAAAACTCGTAAATTTAATTTATTTACTACCATTAAGTGTCTTCCTTTTTGGTAGCGTTTCAATTTTTGATTTTTGGAACAACAGAACCAATATGTTTAAAAATATATCTAAAGGATTAATAACAAAATCTGCGGTAATGAGTTCATCTCAACTTGCTACTGGTTTTAGTTCTTTTAATTCTTTAGGATTAATTCCAGGAATGCTTTTGGGGCAATCTATGCAACTTCTTTTTTTAATAAAAGCGTCTACCCAATTAATGCAAAAACTTACCAAGGAGCTATCCTTAAAAAGGATGTTTTTTTTGGCAAAAAAATATAAAGATATTCCCATTTTTAATACCATTATTAACTTGACTAATAATCTTTCTAATGAATTACCAGTGCTTTTAATTACTAAATATTTTGGTTTAGCAAACTCGGGAATTTATGGTCTAGCAATTAAATTTACAAGAGCTCCTATTGGCATTTTCCAACAATCAATAAACCAAGTCTTTTTTAATAAAGCAAGTAAAACTCATAATGAAGAAGGCAATTTGCATGATTTAGTTATAAAAACCGTCAAACATTTATTATTTATAAGCTCTTTTCTTTTTATTCCTTTATTTGCAATTTCTTTTTTCTTAGATATTATTTTTGGTGAAAATTGGTCTGACGTAGGTTTGTATTCAAGAATTATAATTCCGTGGTTATTTTTTGCTTTTTTGAGTAATCCCATATCACCATTAATTTTGATTTTAAACAAACAAAAAACTATGGTTGTTTATGATTCTTTTTTACTACTTTTTAGATTTTTGGCATTATTCTTAGGATACTATTTTTACGATAATATTGTTATTTCTTTGATACTTTTTTCTGGAGTAGGAATGCTTTTTAATATTCTTATATTTATCTACCTTTTAAAAACATCCAAAGAAAAGAAAATTGCATACAGCTAA
- a CDS encoding RagB/SusD family nutrient uptake outer membrane protein, translating to MKYNFKQTLLVFTVFATFFSCSEEYLEITPTEYISNADVAESGKTNSAITQGTLNGLYSMMINTETGGTSRHEDFGQKGYDIMTDMLSGDMALSLNSYNRYSAIANLLSTVDYTSNFNYMPWRYYYRLIKSSNLVIESLGGNEAEPTTDDVKFGLGQAKTIRANAYFNLAQMFATEYNASTPVVPLYKSSTDPVQGQATMEELYDFIIEDLNSAISLLNGITRASKSQVNQDVAKGILAYVYASKNESSSNSLAKDLAEQVIASGYPLTTHEEAIGGFNDIATPSWIWGFDVTLANGLDLVSWWGQMDYYTYSYQSFGDRKAIDNGLFSKIKDSDVRKGQFHASTLMALNKFYNGAKEFRGQRNIEDDYIYMRSEEMYLLSAEMSAKGAGSDTEAKTRLKQILANRFLPENAADFSYIDGLTGNALLDEVILQTRIELWGEGKSYFSMKRNKQTMTRGTNHVFHKGLSIPYSDERLTFEIPREEVQSNPNIN from the coding sequence ATGAAATATAATTTTAAACAAACACTTTTAGTGTTTACTGTTTTTGCTACATTTTTTAGTTGTAGTGAAGAGTATTTAGAAATTACTCCAACAGAATACATTAGTAATGCTGATGTGGCTGAATCTGGAAAAACGAATAGTGCAATTACACAAGGAACCTTAAACGGCCTTTATTCCATGATGATAAACACTGAAACTGGAGGAACTTCACGTCATGAAGATTTTGGCCAAAAAGGATATGATATAATGACTGATATGTTATCAGGAGACATGGCATTATCATTAAATAGCTATAACAGATATTCTGCTATTGCAAATTTATTATCTACAGTAGATTACACCAGTAATTTTAACTACATGCCTTGGAGATATTACTATAGGTTAATAAAATCTTCAAATTTAGTAATTGAATCTTTAGGAGGAAACGAAGCAGAACCTACTACAGATGATGTTAAATTTGGATTAGGACAAGCGAAAACAATAAGAGCAAACGCTTACTTTAATTTAGCTCAAATGTTTGCTACAGAATATAACGCTAGCACTCCAGTTGTACCTCTTTACAAATCATCAACAGACCCTGTTCAAGGTCAAGCTACAATGGAAGAGTTATACGACTTTATAATTGAAGATTTAAACTCAGCAATATCATTATTAAATGGTATTACAAGAGCAAGTAAATCTCAGGTAAATCAAGATGTTGCAAAAGGTATTTTAGCTTATGTTTATGCATCAAAAAACGAAAGTAGCTCTAACAGTCTAGCAAAAGACTTAGCTGAACAAGTAATTGCTTCTGGTTACCCATTAACTACACATGAAGAAGCTATTGGAGGCTTTAACGATATTGCAACACCTAGTTGGATTTGGGGATTTGATGTAACTTTAGCAAACGGATTAGACCTAGTATCTTGGTGGGGACAAATGGATTATTATACTTATAGTTATCAATCATTTGGTGATCGAAAAGCTATTGATAATGGTTTATTTTCTAAAATCAAAGATTCAGATGTAAGAAAAGGTCAATTTCATGCATCAACATTAATGGCATTGAATAAATTTTATAATGGTGCTAAGGAGTTTAGAGGTCAAAGAAATATAGAGGATGACTATATATACATGAGAAGTGAAGAAATGTATTTGTTATCCGCAGAAATGTCTGCTAAAGGAGCTGGTTCTGATACAGAGGCCAAAACAAGATTAAAACAAATTTTAGCAAACAGATTTCTTCCCGAAAATGCAGCCGATTTTAGTTATATAGATGGTTTAACAGGGAATGCACTATTGGATGAAGTAATTTTACAAACCAGAATTGAGTTGTGGGGAGAAGGTAAAAGTTATTTTTCGATGAAAAGAAATAAGCAAACGATGACGAGAGGAACCAATCACGTTTTTCACAAAGGTTTATCTATTCCTTATTCTGATGAAAGATTAACTTTTGAAATTCCACGTGAAGAAGTTCAAAGCAACCCAAACATCAATTAA